Proteins encoded together in one Carya illinoinensis cultivar Pawnee chromosome 3, C.illinoinensisPawnee_v1, whole genome shotgun sequence window:
- the LOC122304701 gene encoding uncharacterized protein LOC122304701, whose protein sequence is MKELEDAKDYYFRLIEIVNQMHAYGEKVANQRIGQKVLISLSEKYDHIVAAIEESRDLQTLTITELMGSWQVYEQRVARRSDGSLEHAFQSKTLTKDEDLCFIDSGCSNHMASDESIFTDLDSSIKTKVKMGNRDLVESRGKGTVAISTKKGTRFIKDVLLVPSLDQNLDDEWLFFIL, encoded by the exons ATGAAGGAATTAGAAGATGCAAAAGATTATTACTTCAGATTGATTGAAATTGTCAATCAAATGCATGCCTATGGTGAAAAAGTTGCTAATCAAAGAATTGGTCAAAAAGTTTTGATAAGTCTCTCAGAAAAATATGATCATATTGTTGCTGCAATTGAAGAATCAAGGGATCTACAAACCTTGACTATTACAGAATTGATGGGATCATGGCAAGTTTACGAACAAAGAGTTGCTAGAAGAAGCGATGGCTCACTGGAGCATGCTTTCCAATCCAAG ACTCTTACAAAGGATGAAGATTTATGTTTTATTGATAGTGGTTGCAGCAACCACATGGCATCAGATGAAAGTATTTTTACTGATCTGGATTCCTCTATCAAAACTAAAGTTAAGATGGGCAATAGAGATTTAGTTGAATCTAGAGGCAAAGGTACAGTGGCTATCTCAACAAAGAAAGGTACAAGGTTCATTAAAGATGTTTTGCTTGTTCCTAGTCTTGATCAAAATTTGGATGATGAATGGTTATTCTTTATACTCTGA